DNA sequence from the Kazachstania africana CBS 2517 chromosome 4, complete genome genome:
AAAACACCAATGTCCTCATCCGGAGTAAATGATGTAGATGTAACTATAATTCTATCacctttttcaatatcgaAATCAGATGGAATGTAATTCTTAACACATGGCTCTGTTGCCAATGCATCTTTCctggaaaaatttttcgttACTTCAAAAGGTTGGAATTGATTATTTGCTCTATCATATAAGACACTGattctttttgaatttaaacGAAATTTGGCTACCAGATAATCCTCCATGGCTTTTGTGACAGTTAAGTGATAATCTGCAAATCTACtgaaacaaaattcaatcaagTATGAGATCAAGACTAATGGGTGCCAGAAATTGCCATTATATTTTAGTGCCAAAATGGAATAGGCCAAATTATGCCAATCAATTATCAATTTAGTACCTGTAAGTACCCTATAAATGGCTACCATTGGCATAATTGGAATGGATGGAGGATTTTGGATTAACACATAGTTACTACCTCTCAGTTCCCAGAGTTTTGCAGCAATACATATAAATTGGAAACTAACTTTCCTTATAATACCGAATTCGTTTATTCTAGGGATAGGATGTACAGTGATGTTGATATCTTCTGAAATAACTTTAGGTAAAGTGGAATCTACATACCCACATAATTCGACTTGGAAATTCTTACTGCTAAAGCTCTTAGCATGGTTACAAATTCTTGGTGAATGGGAGATATCCCCCAATACGTAAATGATAACTCTCTTTTTGGTTGATCTATTTCcataaaataaatttggaaTTAGATAGTACACTAGCAATGGTAATGAGAGATAAATAATCAGCGAATAACCGACCCACTGAGGCAGGGCTTCAAAGTTAAACATTCTACAGGACTGAAGAAACTCTCAATGGACAAATAAGTTCGAGAATAGATGCTATGTTGGAGACTAGCTGCTACTCGTAATTCTTCTTGCCATCAGCAttggttatatataactgATTTTTCAAGGTGCAGGCCAGATGCGTTACCCAGACGTGtgtaatgaaatttatataacGCTTTTATGCTATAGCACGAAGGAACAAGGCCATCTGTGCAGTATATGTGCCCTGCCTGCTTCAAGTGAGCGAAAAGAAGGTGCCATAGATATTGAAGGCTGGACTTCCATAGTCTCAATATTATCTACTCATTTTTTTCGATTCAATGTTCACCAGAAGAAGTATGAACATGAATGTAGCTCAGAGCCTACGATATACAACTTGTCGTACCTCAGGGTCTTGACAAATTACTTCTCAAATTATTTGAGCGGGActtaatgataaaaatgacCAATGTATTAGCATTTGTAATTAGCAGTTTATAAGATAGTAGCCCTAACTGGGGTATATGTAATGTACTGATGTTTGTCCGTACGTAATGACATTAAGCTAAGCCCTAGAAAAATGGGTTTTCTATTTGGAAATAATTAAATCCTAGAGGTATTTTGCACAACTGAtcaaacaaagaaagacaTCAAAGAACCACATAAGAAACTATAATGTCCTCCAATTTAACTGAAGAGCAAATTGCTGAATTCAAGGAAGCCTTTGCTTTATTTGACAAAGATAACAATGGTTCTATTTCCTCTAGCGAGTTGGCCACAGTGATGAGATCCTTGGGTCTATCTCCAAGTGAAGCTGAAGTTGCAGACTtaatgaatgaaattgatgtaGATGGTAatcataaaattgaattcagTGAATTCTTAGCTTTAATGTCGCGTCAATTAAAGTCAAATGATTCAGAACAGGAACTACTAGAAGCTTTCAAAGTATTTGACAAAAATGGTGACGGTTTAATCTCAGCTGCCGAATTAAAACATGTATTGACATCAATTGGTGAAAAATTAACAGATGCCGAGGTCGATGAAATGTTGAGAGAAGTCAGTGATGGTTCTGGTGAAATTAATATCCAACAATTTGCCGCTCTTTTATCTAAATAATTTCTAGTCTACGTGACTAAACACAAgtatatattataaaaagttgttctttattattactattattattctttttattaGTTTATCAAactatcattatcattatacATGCATATATAAATGGCATATTTACAGTAAATCCTACAATTTCTGGTAAGAATGATCAACTGTCATTACTCAGGCtaacttttttctttggtaCAGGTGGTGGTATCTTGCCgcttaaaatttttggtttaGGTTTAACCTGAGGAGGTAGTTTCTTGTTGGCACTTTCTGGACTAGCTAGaccatttttcttgacaGGAACCTTCGGTGGAGCCTTCTTCTGGCCTGATACGTCCTTCGTCATGGACATATTTGAGAGTCTTGACGACAGCTCAGATTCGAAGCCACCTATATTCTTCAAGTTAGAAGTCATATAATTAGATTCATCCACGGTCGAGGTGTTGCTTTCAATCTGAAATGACGCATCTTTATTCGATGATACAAACCCTTCATTTGAAACTCCCTGATGTAATGACGTTACTCCAGCACTTTCTGAGTCATTTGGTTTATTCAAAGGACTACCATTGATCGGTGATCCACTACAGCCATCGAGAGAAGTctgatttatattttttgaattctgGTTACTATCAATCTGAGAGGGCATATTTGCCGTCCAAGAAGGATTGGAGTGACTAGCTCTTTTAACACTGTAACCTTGTGATTGAAAACCCGTTGAAGGTGTCTTATCCCCACTTAAAGTTGGCCtattcatcattttgaCATAGTTTGGTGAGGTATCAGGGTTTATATGCGGTTTTGGAGGAGGTGCAAAATTCACAGCTGCTTCAACATAAGCACCAGTAATCCCAGGTTTTTCAAATGCATCAGAATCATTAGCTGCAGTTGTACTATCCCTTCCAGGTAATTTTGGTGCAGAGTTTGACGGTAATGATATTTGTGGTTTTACTGGTACTACTGATTGTGGCTTCGCTGGTTCCTTGTGCCCTGAAGGAATACCAGCATGTGCACTGACACTACTTCCTGAACTAGATGGTTTATTTAAAGTTGGTCTattcatcatttgttgATAGTGTGGAGAAGTTTCCGGGTTAATATGTGGTTTAGAAGGTGGAGCAAATGAAACATCATTTGGTTTATATTCACCAACTATAGCTGCTCTAGGAACAGCCTCCTCAGGTTTTGATACAGCGCCAGTGGAATTAGCCGAAGGTGACATCGTGGCAGAAGGCGGCGTTGCTGATTTGGAAGGGGTGTAGGAAGGcgtttctttcttctttaataaaGACCTTCTTGGCACTTCTACTGTTCGATCTTTATGAGAGGGAGGTGCTGAAAAGTTGGACACATCTGCTATTGATATCTCTATCTTCTTGcctcttttttctctttcttcgaTATATGCAACTTGATCAAATGGTTTTACTTCATATTGTGGACCAACAGATTGTTCTAGATCTGAAGTCGAGTTGGTCGTATCTGAACGACTTGGGACAGTAGGAGGTTGCGGCACAGCCCTTGGGGGAGCGGCAGGCAGAGTAGATTGTCCTGATGGCAGTGGCATTGCACTTCTAACATATGCGTTTTGTTGAGCTTCTGTAGGTGGCACTGGAGAGGCTCTGGTATAAATGGCCGATGTCTGTCCATGAGGCGGCACCTCGTATACTAGTGTTTGCTGAGCTGTTGTTTGCTGAGCTGTTGTTTGCTGTTGCATTGGTGTTTGTTGCATTGGCATTTGTTGTTGTCCTGGCATTGTCTGTTGCATTGGTGTTTGCTGTGCTGTTGTTTGCTGTTGCATTGGCATTTGCTGTTGCATTGGCATTTGCTGTTGCATTGGCATTTGCTGTTGCATTGGCATTTGCTGTTGCATTGGCATTTGCTGTTGCATTGGCATTTGCTGTTGCATTGGCATTTGCTGTTGCATTGGCATTTGTTCTTGTGCTGGCATTTGTTGTTGTGCTGGCATTGTCTGTTGCCCTTGTATCTGATGCTGCCCTGGTATATACTGCCCTGACATATGCTGTTGAACCATTCCATTCTCCTGTCCACCAGAGAATGCCACACCTGCAGTACCATTAGTATCACCTTCAATGACAGTACCTCCACTTAAATATTGTTTCTGTCCCGCTTTTAAAGGAGGAGGAGGAAACATTTTGGGATCATTCAGTTGATCGATACTAGTTGGTGTTGTAGATATATTTTCTGACGAGGAATCCGTAgatgattttttattcCTTGAAGACTCGATATGAGATTTACTTGCTTTATATCCAGCTTTTCCCAGAGATTTTGTTCCTCTATAAGTTGCCTTACCCACAGTCGAGACACCTGAGTAGATAGAACCTTTATTCTTTTCCCAGAAGTCACTCATTGGTTGTTTACCTTGGCTATGAATAGCTATCAGTAAAATGGAATTTACATTGAGAAGTTCATgttattagaaaaaaaaagtctCATACTCTGGggaagaaaaggaaatcCTGATGAAGACGTGAGGGAATATGCCATATATATGGAATATATATGGGCTGAACAAGATTATAGAATGGAATGCTGAAGTTATCGAATCGTTGGAGGAAGAATTGGACTGTGTGATTCAACACGATTTCGATAGTAAAGAATTGATCAGTGACAAATTCAATGTTACATACGATGATTGTGATGGCAACATGTATATATGTCTATGTTTTGATCTAGAGCAGGATAATCATCGTAGGGAGAGCTGCGATCAGTTTTTTAAGTTTTTAAAGAATCATACTGGTGTTATCATATGGCCTATTAAATTCGATGAAATCGATATGACTGGCATTATTGATTGTACAATTCATGAGAAAGAGAAATGGTATGAtactaaatttgaaatttctacTGAGCCTGGTAAGGgcattgataaatttgtcattgaACTTAATGCTAGCAGCTGTCGCTCAATATGTAACGGGTCTATGGAGAATGCATATCGAGATGGGATTTTACCTTATTTGTATGATAAAACTGGTATAAAAGTAGAGAAATTGCAGATAAATTGCATTATACTGACTAATTTGATGACGATTTATAAGGATAGAATAGTAACGATACAATTTAAACTATCAAAAGGTGTACTTGTAAGTATATGTAATAGAAAAGCTATATAAGATGGGttgagaagaaaaaagaacaGATACTCTATCAAAATGTAACTTATTCAGActttaattcttcaatttttggtttttcagcttcttcttgttcttcttgcTTTTGACCACCGAATAAAGATTCCATCAAATTAGCAGTCTTGAAAGGTCTTTCTAATTCACCAGTAGCTTCATGGTTGAACAAATGAATCTTAGTTTCATTGTGTTCTAAAGCGGACTTAATTGGGTTAATACATTGCATGAACAATGGGTTGgtatatttcaaatatagaTGCATGAAACCCATCATTGCTAGACCACTGtaaattgatttaatagCGGATTCGACTTGTTGTAAATCGTAGTCTCTAACTGTGGTggtttcttctttatcgGTATCGTTTGGATTCATTGGGTTCTTTGgagtaaaaattttcaattcagtAGTATCATTCTTGCTTAAGATCTTTTGTTTAACTAATTGATAGATTAAATATGAAGAAACTACGGATACAACGTAAGCGGTTCTAATGTAGGTGACGATAGTTGGATCTTCCATATCTATACGACGAGAAAGTTGCATCATGACAACCATGACAACTAAGTTTGTGACTTGAGGATTCATATTTGCGTTGGTGTTTGGATGGTCTTGCAAGAAGTTAGTTAGCTGTTGAAGATTATGTAAATATACAGagatacatatatatatataaatatattacaCCTTTTGCAGACACCGCatctctaatttttttcgtTCTCGACGGTTTcaacaatgaaaaagaaagcaagagaaaaagaaagaaacgGCGGTTATAAGCACTGTCGCTGCGTACGGCTCGATTTTCTCGTTTTTTGTTTCCACGGAAAGCACGTGATAGAGAACTCTTACCCGACTGTTGGCATCTCACTATCGGCGGCTGCGAGAGTCAGTGCCACAGAGAAATGGTGAGTGGTCGACCGCCGGCGATGTTTTCATTTTGGGTATTGAGAAAGACAATCAACAAGAACTCTTTCCAACCCTAATTTGGTAATCAAAAAAGTCCCCACCGTATGTTTTAGGGTTTGCGAATATTTATTGCCATTGTCTTTCCCGTTATGATCAATTGTCATATGGTTTTCACTGGTACCAagatacttttttttttagaatGCACTATTCACCAAAGTtgacaaaaattgttgacCCCATCCTCTCGATCTAATTTGAGttcagaaaaatttttggtatTTCTGAGCTTGCTACCTTACAGCTTGCGTTTATTTGATTATACTTGATAGCTCTAACGTAGTCTGCAGTGTAGAATACTCTGAGAGATCAAACTAAGTAGACATCAGATTTTCTGTCTAGAACTAGCTTCCGACCATCAATTACAGCGAAGGAACTAATATACCCGCAACCTATCGTAGGGCTTGGCTCAAATTTCTTAGGTCATGGCTAATAAAtcgaaaaaaagaaaagactGGTGCTCCGGGTAATATGGCACGTGATACTTCCGTTTCGTTGCATGCCCCCCTTCGGAGTTCTTTTCCCCGGCAGTGACAAGTCTGCCGAATGTTGATTGCCGgagcagcagcagcagcagcgGTAGCAAAAACAGAGATGAGCgtaataataaaacaaaaCCAAGTTTTTCCGAATGTTTTGAGTCACTTTACCCACGGCTACTAACACATACACAAGATCATTAATTTCAGTACACTTCTATATCAATAGTAACGGCAAAACAAACACACAGAACCACATCACCTCCCTCCCTCCAACTCCTAAGCTTAAAATAATGTAGTCATTTTAACTACTCAACATCCTGTTTTCCCCCTCGTCCTCATCCTCCTCATAGTCTCTGTGAGGGTAGCTTATCTCTCTCTCTTTATTTCCACAGAATATTTTACTTATTCCTTTCTTTGAATAGCCTCACACTCTGGcacaattttttattccTTCTTGCTTTCCTCTGCtggaaacaaaaaaaaaaatgattctCATTCCgtaagaaaagaaaagagaaagaggatggaaaaaaaaaagtaataaGTTCATCGATCACagatagaaaaaaaaaaaagaagagagaCTAGCTTACtagcatatatatatatatatatctttaCTCTTGCTTTACACAAATCTtttatatcatcatctcttaaatttctcttcattGCATACACCCTCTCCTCCCTCACCTCACACCTCTATATACCACCATGATTAATGAAATCGTTACTAGTCCAAGTAACGACGcattaaaatatcaaaaacGTATAAATGGTAACGATGGCGATGGTCATCGTTCAGATAATAAGGATTCTTCTAGTAACATATTCCATAACAATAAAACAAGATTTTTTAATACCATACTAAAACAAAATCTAACTGACGCTACTAGGCTGCTCTCAACTTCTCCTGAGGATGATTCTCTCTATAAATGTGTCTCTAAGGACTCATTATCGTCATTACAAAATCTGGCGGATTCTCATAACAGTAACATAAgcataaaaaaatatctaaTACAGGACCATTCTTCATATAATCTAcattcattatcatcattcCCATCATCTCATGCATATTCCTCTATAAATCAAACAAATTTCTTAGCACcaaggaaaaaatttactgGTTATCAAATATctggtttcaaaaaatatcaagtCAACGTAACGataaatacaataaatttaccaaatttaaatgaacATACAGTGGTTACAGAACCTCATATAACAGGTTTCCTAACAATAAAGGGCCTAACTAATAATCATCCCGAAATTTCAACTTTCTTTGAATCATTCGTAGTAacagataataattttgggTTTATGTCATCTTCATGGGGTAATTTAGAccaattagaaaattttaaatccaataatgaaattgatatgGAACATTGGCTAAATTTCCctcaatttaaaaaaatttcattaatgtcaaataattcaaacTATATTCCAAACTATATTAACCAAAGATACATATTCATGAgatggaaagaaaaattcttgaTCCCAGACGCTTTCATAAATAATGTAGAGGGTGCTTCATACGATGGATTCTACTACATCGTTCATGATCAGATTTTAGGTACTTTCCAAGGTTTTTACTATCATAAGGACGCTGAAAAGTTCCAACAGCTAGAATTGGTCCCAATACAAtcaaatacaaaaaatgaTTGTTCGTTTGAATTCGCTTGAATTTTATAGTGAATCGATTATATATGATGTGTGTATATTTTCAAacattttaaatttatttaatcactttctcttttaacgcaagaaaaaataatgaaatagCAAAAGCTATTTATCCAAGCACTCTCATTGCCATTTCGAACGTCAAAAACGTTGCACCGTTGGCAGGAGATGCTCTAAGTAAAGTAGGTGTAAATCCTTTGAAAAAGCCTTTTAATCCCTCTTTCCTATACAATGTCTTTGTAGCcttcatcattgaattgttAAATTTTGGATGCATTAAATTGTCAGTCTGTATCATTGATTTAATCACGTCTAATGGATATATGCATAGCCATAGCATCGTACCGGCAACACTACCAAATACACATAATTTCCACGATTCAATCTCATTTCG
Encoded proteins:
- the ALG1 gene encoding chitobiosyldiphosphodolichol beta-1,4 mannosyltransferase (similar to Saccharomyces cerevisiae ALG1 (YBR110W); ancestral locus Anc_3.361) translates to MFNFEALPQWVGYSLIIYLSLPLLVYYLIPNLFYGNRSTKKRVIIYVLGDISHSPRICNHAKSFSSKNFQVELCGYVDSTLPKVISEDINITVHPIPRINEFGIIRKVSFQFICIAAKLWELRGSNYVLIQNPPSIPIMPMVAIYRVLTGTKLIIDWHNLAYSILALKYNGNFWHPLVLISYLIEFCFSRFADYHLTVTKAMEDYLVAKFRLNSKRISVLYDRANNQFQPFEVTKNFSRKDALATEPCVKNYIPSDFDIEKGDRIIVTSTSFTPDEDIGVLIGALKIYENSYEKFDKALPRITCFITGKGPQKEEYIKKVEEYEWNRVSIVFLWLSAEEYPKLLRLCDYGISLHTSSSGLDLPMKILDMFGSGLPVIAMNYPVLDELVKQDVNGLKFSDRRELHESLLFAMKDKKTYESLKEGAYKESEKRWYTNWDKSFSEFKIIY
- the CMD1 gene encoding calmodulin (similar to Saccharomyces cerevisiae CMD1 (YBR109C); ancestral locus Anc_3.360), giving the protein MSSNLTEEQIAEFKEAFALFDKDNNGSISSSELATVMRSLGLSPSEAEVADLMNEIDVDGNHKIEFSEFLALMSRQLKSNDSEQELLEAFKVFDKNGDGLISAAELKHVLTSIGEKLTDAEVDEMLREVSDGSGEINIQQFAALLSK
- the AIM3 gene encoding Aim3p (similar to Saccharomyces cerevisiae YBR108W; ancestral locus Anc_3.359) — its product is MSDFWEKNKGSIYSGVSTVGKATYRGTKSLGKAGYKASKSHIESSRNKKSSTDSSSENISTTPTSIDQLNDPKMFPPPPLKAGQKQYLSGGTVIEGDTNGTAGVAFSGGQENGMVQQHMSGQYIPGQHQIQGQQTMPAQQQMPAQEQMPMQQQMPMQQQMPMQQQMPMQQQMPMQQQMPMQQQMPMQQQMPMQQQTTAQQTPMQQTMPGQQQMPMQQTPMQQQTTAQQTTAQQTLVYEVPPHGQTSAIYTRASPVPPTEAQQNAYVRSAMPLPSGQSTLPAAPPRAVPQPPTVPSRSDTTNSTSDLEQSVGPQYEVKPFDQVAYIEEREKRGKKIEISIADVSNFSAPPSHKDRTVEVPRRSLLKKKETPSYTPSKSATPPSATMSPSANSTGAVSKPEEAVPRAAIVGEYKPNDVSFAPPSKPHINPETSPHYQQMMNRPTLNKPSSSGSSVSAHAGIPSGHKEPAKPQSVVPVKPQISLPSNSAPKLPGRDSTTAANDSDAFEKPGITGAYVEAAVNFAPPPKPHINPDTSPNYVKMMNRPTLSGDKTPSTGFQSQGYSVKRASHSNPSWTANMPSQIDSNQNSKNINQTSLDGCSGSPINGSPLNKPNDSESAGVTSLHQGVSNEGFVSSNKDASFQIESNTSTVDESNYMTSNLKNIGGFESELSSRLSNMSMTKDVSGQKKAPPKVPVKKNGLASPESANKKLPPQVKPKPKILSGKIPPPVPKKKVSLSNDS
- the IML3 gene encoding Iml3p (similar to Saccharomyces cerevisiae IML3 (YBR107C); ancestral locus Anc_3.358), which encodes MPYIWNIYGLNKIIEWNAEVIESLEEELDCVIQHDFDSKELISDKFNVTYDDCDGNMYICLCFDLEQDNHRRESCDQFFKFLKNHTGVIIWPIKFDEIDMTGIIDCTIHEKEKWYDTKFEISTEPGKGIDKFVIELNASSCRSICNGSMENAYRDGILPYLYDKTGIKVEKLQINCIILTNLMTIYKDRIVTIQFKLSKGVLVSICNRKAI
- the SND3 gene encoding Snd3p (similar to Saccharomyces cerevisiae PHO88 (YBR106W); ancestral locus Anc_3.355), whose protein sequence is MNPQVTNLVVMVVMMQLSRRIDMEDPTIVTYIRTAYVVSVVSSYLIYQLVKQKILSKNDTTELKIFTPKNPMNPNDTDKEETTTVRDYDLQQVESAIKSIYSGLAMMGFMHLYLKYTNPLFMQCINPIKSALEHNETKIHLFNHEATGELERPFKTANLMESLFGGQKQEEQEEAEKPKIEELKSE
- the VID24 gene encoding glucose-induced degradation complex subunit VID24 (similar to Saccharomyces cerevisiae VID24 (YBR105C); ancestral locus Anc_3.353); its protein translation is MINEIVTSPSNDALKYQKRINGNDGDGHRSDNKDSSSNIFHNNKTRFFNTILKQNLTDATRLLSTSPEDDSLYKCVSKDSLSSLQNLADSHNSNISIKKYLIQDHSSYNLHSLSSFPSSHAYSSINQTNFLAPRKKFTGYQISGFKKYQVNVTINTINLPNLNEHTVVTEPHITGFLTIKGLTNNHPEISTFFESFVVTDNNFGFMSSSWGNLDQLENFKSNNEIDMEHWLNFPQFKKISLMSNNSNYIPNYINQRYIFMRWKEKFLIPDAFINNVEGASYDGFYYIVHDQILGTFQGFYYHKDAEKFQQLELVPIQSNTKNDCSFEFA